A stretch of the Mycobacterium sp. ITM-2016-00317 genome encodes the following:
- a CDS encoding homoserine dehydrogenase: MSDEIGVAVLGLGNVGSEVVRIIEESAADLTARIGAPLAIRGIGVRRVAADRGVPVEMLTDNVEELVSRDDVDIVVELMGPVEPARKAILAALEQGKSVVTANKALMAVSAGKLAEAAEHAHVDLYFEAAVAGAIPVIRPLTQSLAGDTVLRVAGIVNGTTNYILSEMDSTGADYTSALADASALGYAEADPTADVEGYDAAAKAAILASIAFHTRVTADDVYREGITKVTAADFVSARSLGCTIKLLAICERLTTGKGKQKVSARVYPALVPLEHPLASVNGAFNAVVVEAEAAGRLMFYGQGAGGSPTASAVLGDLVMAARNRVQGGRGPRESKYAKLPIAPIGVIPTRYYVNMNVADRPGVLSAVAAEFSKREVSIAEVRQEGMVDEGGQRCGARIVVVTHEATDAALSETVAALGDLEVVQNINSVLRMEGTTE; encoded by the coding sequence GTGAGTGACGAAATCGGCGTGGCCGTACTGGGGCTGGGCAATGTGGGCAGCGAAGTGGTGCGCATCATCGAGGAGAGCGCGGCCGACCTGACCGCCCGGATCGGTGCACCGCTGGCGATCCGCGGCATCGGGGTCCGGCGGGTGGCCGCCGACCGCGGCGTCCCGGTGGAGATGCTGACCGACAACGTCGAAGAGCTCGTCTCGCGCGACGACGTCGACATCGTCGTCGAACTGATGGGCCCGGTCGAACCGGCGCGCAAGGCCATCCTCGCCGCCCTCGAGCAGGGCAAATCGGTCGTCACCGCCAACAAGGCGCTGATGGCCGTGTCGGCGGGCAAGTTGGCGGAGGCCGCCGAGCACGCCCACGTGGACCTGTACTTCGAGGCCGCGGTCGCTGGTGCCATCCCGGTCATCCGCCCGCTCACCCAGTCGCTGGCCGGTGACACCGTGCTGCGCGTGGCCGGAATCGTCAACGGCACGACCAACTACATCCTCTCCGAGATGGACAGCACCGGCGCCGACTACACCTCGGCCCTCGCGGACGCGTCCGCGCTCGGGTACGCCGAGGCGGACCCGACGGCCGACGTCGAGGGTTACGACGCCGCGGCCAAGGCGGCGATCCTGGCCTCGATCGCGTTCCACACCCGGGTCACCGCCGACGACGTCTACCGCGAAGGCATCACCAAGGTCACCGCGGCCGACTTCGTCTCGGCGCGTTCTCTCGGCTGCACGATCAAGCTGCTGGCGATCTGTGAGCGGCTCACCACCGGTAAGGGCAAGCAGAAGGTCTCCGCCCGGGTCTATCCTGCGCTGGTCCCGCTGGAGCATCCGTTGGCCTCGGTCAACGGCGCGTTCAACGCTGTGGTCGTCGAGGCCGAGGCCGCCGGGCGCCTGATGTTCTACGGGCAGGGCGCGGGCGGTTCGCCGACCGCCTCGGCTGTGCTGGGTGACCTGGTCATGGCGGCGCGCAACCGCGTGCAGGGCGGCCGCGGTCCGCGGGAGTCCAAGTACGCCAAGCTGCCGATCGCCCCGATCGGCGTCATCCCGACGCGCTACTACGTCAACATGAACGTCGCCGACCGGCCGGGCGTGCTCTCGGCGGTGGCGGCCGAGTTCAGCAAGCGTGAAGTCAGCATCGCCGAGGTGCGCCAGGAAGGCATGGTCGACGAGGGCGGTCAGCGCTGCGGTGCGCGCATCGTCGTGGTGACCCACGAGGCCACCGATGCCGCATTGTCGGAAACCGTTGCCGCGCTGGGTGATCTGGAAGTCGTTCAGAACATCAACAGCGTCCTGCGGATGGAAGGGACCACAGAGTGA
- the thrC gene encoding threonine synthase has product MSTTRAVHQPWPGLIEAYRDRLPVEDSWTPITLREGGTPLLPAPRLSEYTGCTVHLKVEGLNPTGSFKDRGMTMAVTEAVSRGQQAVLCASTGNTSASAAAYAARAGITCAVLVPQGKIAMGKLAQAVMHGAKIIQIDGNFDDCLELARKLTSDFPTVSLVNSVNPFRIEGQKTAAFEIVDALGDAPDVHALPVGNAGNITAYWKGYTEYHRDGLAAQLPRMLGTQAAGAAPLVLGEPVSDPETIATAIRIGSPASWNSAVEAQQQSGGRFLAATDEEILAAYHLVARTEGVFVEPASAASIAGLLKSIEDGWVAKGSTVVCTVTGNGLKDPDTALKGMPAVIPVPVDPVAVVAKLGLV; this is encoded by the coding sequence GTGAGCACCACCCGTGCCGTGCACCAGCCCTGGCCGGGCCTGATCGAGGCCTATCGTGACCGGCTGCCCGTCGAGGACAGCTGGACGCCGATCACGCTGCGGGAGGGCGGCACCCCGCTGCTGCCCGCCCCGCGGCTGTCCGAATACACCGGCTGCACAGTGCATCTGAAGGTCGAGGGGCTCAACCCGACCGGCTCCTTCAAGGACCGCGGCATGACGATGGCGGTCACCGAGGCAGTCTCACGCGGACAGCAGGCGGTGCTGTGTGCCTCGACGGGCAACACCTCCGCCTCGGCTGCCGCCTACGCCGCGCGGGCCGGGATCACCTGCGCCGTGCTGGTGCCGCAGGGCAAGATCGCGATGGGCAAACTGGCCCAGGCCGTCATGCACGGCGCCAAGATCATCCAGATCGACGGCAACTTCGACGACTGCCTGGAACTGGCCCGCAAGTTGACCTCCGATTTCCCGACGGTCTCGCTTGTCAACTCGGTCAACCCGTTCCGCATCGAAGGGCAGAAGACCGCCGCATTCGAGATCGTGGACGCGCTCGGTGACGCCCCCGATGTGCATGCGCTGCCGGTCGGCAACGCGGGCAACATCACGGCCTACTGGAAGGGCTACACCGAGTACCACCGGGACGGGCTGGCCGCGCAGTTGCCCCGGATGCTCGGCACGCAGGCCGCCGGCGCCGCACCGCTGGTGCTCGGGGAGCCGGTCAGCGATCCCGAGACGATCGCGACCGCGATCCGGATCGGGTCGCCCGCATCGTGGAACTCGGCCGTCGAGGCCCAGCAGCAGTCCGGGGGACGGTTCCTGGCCGCCACCGACGAGGAGATCCTGGCGGCCTACCACCTCGTCGCCCGCACCGAAGGTGTGTTCGTCGAGCCCGCATCGGCGGCGAGCATCGCCGGACTGCTCAAGTCCATCGAAGACGGCTGGGTCGCCAAGGGTTCCACGGTCGTGTGCACCGTCACCGGCAACGGGCTCAAGGACCCCGACACCGCGCTCAAGGGCATGCCCGCGGTCATCCCGGTGCCGGTGGACCCGGTCGCCGTGGTCGCCAAACTCGGGCTGGTCTAG
- the thrB gene encoding homoserine kinase: MTRTLQPGLTATAVVAASSANLGPGFDSMGVALGLYDEIVVETTESGLVVEVEGEGAGQVPLDASHLVVQAIERGLRETGVSAPGLIVRCRNDIPHSRGLGSSAAAVVGGLAAANGIAAQANCAPMSQERLVQVSSEFEGHPDNAAAAVLGGAVVSWTEAGAGEPRYAAAPIRLHPDITLFAAVPQVRSSTAETRVLLPEQVRHTDARFNLSRSALLVVALTERPDLLMPATEDVLHQPQRAAAMPASAEYLAVLRRCGVAGVLSGAGPSVLALSTAAELPAPALRYGADHGFEIKKMSAGRGVTWTSAVAAHN; encoded by the coding sequence GTGACCCGCACACTGCAGCCCGGCCTGACGGCCACCGCCGTGGTCGCCGCATCCAGCGCCAACCTCGGCCCCGGCTTCGACAGCATGGGCGTGGCCCTGGGCCTCTACGACGAAATCGTGGTCGAGACAACGGAATCGGGCCTGGTCGTCGAGGTCGAGGGGGAGGGTGCGGGCCAGGTTCCGCTGGACGCCTCGCACCTGGTGGTGCAGGCCATCGAACGCGGGCTGCGCGAGACGGGGGTCTCGGCTCCCGGTCTGATCGTCCGCTGCCGCAACGACATCCCGCATTCCCGCGGACTGGGTTCGTCGGCCGCTGCCGTGGTCGGCGGCCTGGCTGCCGCCAATGGAATTGCCGCACAAGCGAATTGCGCACCGATGTCGCAGGAGCGGTTGGTGCAGGTGTCGTCGGAATTCGAAGGACACCCGGACAACGCGGCCGCCGCGGTGCTCGGTGGCGCGGTCGTCTCCTGGACCGAGGCCGGCGCCGGGGAGCCCCGGTACGCCGCGGCCCCGATCCGGCTGCACCCGGACATCACGTTGTTCGCGGCCGTCCCGCAGGTTCGCTCGTCGACCGCGGAGACCCGGGTGCTGCTACCCGAGCAGGTCCGCCACACCGACGCCCGCTTCAACCTGAGCCGGTCGGCGCTGCTGGTCGTCGCGCTCACCGAGCGGCCCGACCTACTGATGCCTGCGACCGAGGACGTGCTGCACCAGCCTCAGCGCGCCGCCGCGATGCCCGCGTCGGCGGAATACCTCGCGGTGCTGCGGCGTTGCGGAGTGGCAGGAGTGCTGTCAGGCGCTGGGCCGAGTGTGCTCGCCTTGAGCACCGCAGCCGAGCTTCCTGCGCCGGCCCTCCGGTACGGCGCCGACCACGGTTTCGAGATCAAGAAGATGTCGGCCGGACGCGGCGTGACGTGGACCTCCGCCGTCGCAGCGCACAATTAG